A window from Flavobacterium sp. 83 encodes these proteins:
- a CDS encoding DoxX family protein, giving the protein MKKDKIIFWTATTIIALFEGVMPALTSQTELAKEGIRHLGYPEYFGNALVVFKVLGVLALIIPQVPRRIKEWAYAGFAFDFIFATISHGAVDGINGQTFFPLVVFGILAVSYIYYHKLNPNKI; this is encoded by the coding sequence ATGAAAAAAGATAAAATAATATTTTGGACTGCAACAACAATCATTGCATTATTTGAGGGAGTAATGCCTGCTCTGACTTCACAAACTGAATTGGCAAAAGAAGGAATTAGACATTTAGGTTATCCAGAATATTTTGGAAACGCATTGGTTGTCTTTAAAGTTTTAGGAGTTTTAGCATTAATTATTCCGCAAGTTCCTAGACGAATAAAAGAATGGGCTTATGCAGGTTTTGCTTTTGACTTTATCTTCGCTACCATCAGTCACGGAGCGGTTGACGGAATAAATGGGCAGACATTTTTTCCATTGGTCGTATTTGGAATTTTAGCTGTTTCTTACATTTACTATCATAAGTTAAACCCAAACAAAATTTAA
- a CDS encoding right-handed parallel beta-helix repeat-containing protein gives MKKYILSLLLFLIISLKSYSQIIYVKQDATGLNNGSSWENAYTDLCIAINSTPSGQIWVSQGVYFPTTDLNGQIPSDSRFKTFKLKLNIAIYGGFNGVETDLNQRNWVNYPTILSGNIGDTNLYTDNVMNVFSSEYVNLNLNSILDGLTIKGGYANNNGGGIYVDQTNDGSFIIKNCIIEENFARGEGGGLYVFNSNPIIENCIFRNNKAFRGGGMYLWYSDATISNCEIYNNIADNFPTSGSSSLIAGGIYIGSYSSPKIFNNSVTNNFARGEGGAFVNNSNYEVVFNNNIVSGNQSQDGGALFLGWTTYCFNNLFFNNQATRYGGAIYMDYDPNRSQFINNTVVNNSAGNEGGGLYITGANPDVTNSIFYNNTSPIGRQIRALNGNGSWSPDFRYCVIQGGLANLATVGNPIVYQDNIDVNPLFINVANNNFRLQATSQLINAGTTNSTVITNPWSGSNGQVINFPITDLDKYQRIVNTIDIGAYEFGSSLGINTPEKFSFTLYPNPANGIFNISSYTNYDSFSVYNIQGIEIFHKLNESAIKSIDLTNYPTGLYFVDFFINNKKYTYKIINK, from the coding sequence ATGAAAAAATACATACTTTCTTTACTATTATTTTTAATAATAAGCCTTAAAAGTTACTCGCAAATTATTTATGTAAAACAAGATGCGACAGGCTTAAATAATGGCTCTAGCTGGGAAAACGCATATACTGATTTATGCATAGCTATTAATTCTACACCTAGCGGACAAATATGGGTAAGCCAAGGAGTGTATTTTCCAACAACCGATTTGAATGGGCAAATACCTAGTGATTCTAGATTCAAGACCTTCAAATTAAAATTAAACATTGCCATTTATGGCGGTTTTAATGGAGTTGAGACTGATTTAAATCAAAGAAACTGGGTTAATTACCCAACGATACTCAGCGGTAATATTGGAGATACAAACTTGTACACCGACAATGTGATGAATGTTTTTTCCAGTGAATATGTAAATTTAAATTTAAACTCTATTCTCGATGGATTAACAATAAAAGGAGGATATGCAAATAATAATGGTGGCGGAATTTATGTAGATCAAACGAATGATGGGAGTTTTATAATAAAAAATTGCATCATAGAAGAAAATTTTGCTCGTGGAGAAGGCGGTGGGTTATATGTATTTAATAGTAATCCAATAATTGAAAATTGCATTTTCAGAAATAACAAGGCATTCAGAGGCGGAGGAATGTATTTATGGTATTCAGATGCAACTATAAGTAATTGCGAGATTTACAATAATATTGCGGATAACTTTCCTACTAGTGGTTCAAGTTCTCTAATAGCTGGGGGAATTTACATTGGCTCCTATTCAAGTCCTAAAATCTTCAATAATTCCGTAACGAATAATTTTGCTCGTGGAGAAGGCGGAGCTTTCGTAAATAACAGTAATTATGAAGTAGTTTTTAATAACAATATTGTGAGCGGGAATCAATCGCAAGATGGCGGCGCGTTATTTCTAGGTTGGACGACATATTGTTTTAATAATTTATTTTTTAATAATCAGGCAACAAGGTATGGAGGAGCAATATATATGGATTATGACCCCAACAGAAGTCAGTTTATCAATAATACGGTGGTTAATAATTCTGCTGGAAATGAAGGCGGTGGATTGTATATTACCGGAGCAAACCCTGATGTAACCAATAGTATTTTTTATAATAACACCAGTCCGATAGGTAGGCAAATAAGAGCCCTTAATGGAAATGGAAGCTGGTCTCCTGATTTTAGATATTGTGTCATACAAGGAGGTTTGGCAAATTTAGCAACAGTAGGTAATCCAATAGTCTATCAAGATAACATAGATGTTAACCCTTTGTTTATAAATGTAGCTAATAATAACTTCCGTTTGCAGGCTACATCACAATTAATCAATGCAGGCACAACTAACTCAACCGTAATAACAAATCCTTGGTCAGGTTCAAATGGACAGGTAATAAATTTTCCAATCACTGATTTAGATAAATACCAAAGAATTGTAAATACTATTGATATTGGAGCTTATGAATTTGGTAGCTCTCTTGGAATTAACACACCTGAAAAATTTAGTTTTACCCTTTATCCAAATCCTGCAAATGGAATTTTTAATATCAGTTCATATACAAATTATGATTCGTTTTCAGTATATAATATTCAAGGTATAGAGATTTTTCATAAGTTGAATGAATCAGCAATTAAGAGTATTGATCTTACCAACTACCCAACTGGATTGTACTTTGTTGATTTTTTCATAAATAACAAAAAATATACTTATAAAATAATTAATAAATAA
- a CDS encoding FKBP-type peptidyl-prolyl cis-trans isomerase yields the protein MKSILLALVSILFVSCLSDGGASKPVDYTVQNEKEIVDYIAKNHLTAQKSDSGLYYIINEAGTGTQPTATSNVTVAYKGYFTNGNVFDQSTAQGISFGLNQVIKGWTEGIPYFKAGGNGILLIPAHLGYGSNDSGPIPGGSVLIFEVKLISVN from the coding sequence ATGAAATCTATTTTATTAGCATTAGTTTCTATACTATTTGTTTCTTGTTTATCAGATGGTGGAGCATCTAAACCGGTTGATTACACCGTTCAAAATGAAAAAGAAATTGTTGATTATATAGCAAAAAATCATTTGACTGCTCAAAAAAGTGATTCAGGATTGTATTATATCATTAACGAAGCCGGAACAGGAACTCAACCTACTGCGACTTCTAATGTAACAGTGGCTTACAAAGGTTATTTTACTAACGGAAATGTTTTTGATCAAAGTACAGCGCAAGGAATTTCATTTGGATTGAATCAAGTGATAAAAGGTTGGACTGAGGGGATTCCTTATTTTAAAGCAGGAGGAAACGGTATTCTTTTAATACCGGCTCACTTAGGTTATGGAAGTAATGATAGCGGCCCTATTCCTGGAGGTTCTGTGCTTATTTTTGAAGTTAAACTTATTTCAGTGAATTAG
- a CDS encoding glycoside hydrolase family 97 protein → MKHFLFTALVWLAFLNTANAQQLKSPNGKFVMEFSLQNDGTPIYSLNYKGKAVVKTSKLGLELKDDKKSLLNDFNVIDTKTATFDENWKPVWGEVASIRNHYNELAVTLNQKETDRQIVIRFRLFDDGLGFRYEFPSQKNLTYFVIKEERTQFAMTGDHTAFWIPGDYDTQEYDYTTSKLSEIRGLTEKATTANVSQKSFSTTGVQTSLMLKTNDGIYINLHEAALINYSCMHLNLDDKNMIFESWLTPDAKGDKGYMQAPSHSPWRTIIVSDDAREILASKMTLNLNDPSKIEDTSWIKPVKYVGVWWEMITGKSSWAYTDEFPTVQLGVSDFSKAKPNGKHGANNANVKKYIDFAAKNGFDAVLVEGWNEGWEDWFGHSKDYVFDFLTPYPDFDVKGLHEYAKSKGIKMIMHHETSGSVRNYERHLDKAYQFMKDNGYDAVKSGYVGSIIENGGNHYNQFMNNHYQYAIEKAADYKIMVNAHEAVRPTGICRTYPNLIGNEAARGTEYQSFGGSKPNHVTVLPFTRLVGGPMDYTPGIFEMDLSKLNPDNHSHVNSTLANQLALYVTMYSPLQMAADLPENYDRFADAFQFIKDVAVDWSDSKYLEAEPGQYVTVARKAKVTNNWFIGNVNGETPRTSTIKFDFLEKGKKYIATIYADAKDSHYKTNPQAYTIRKMTVTNKSKLAQFSAPGGGYAISIVETKK, encoded by the coding sequence ATGAAACATTTTCTTTTTACAGCCTTAGTGTGGCTCGCTTTTTTGAACACTGCAAATGCACAGCAGTTAAAATCCCCAAATGGGAAATTTGTAATGGAGTTCTCCTTACAAAATGACGGAACACCAATTTACAGTTTAAATTACAAAGGCAAAGCAGTTGTAAAAACAAGTAAATTGGGTCTTGAATTAAAAGATGATAAAAAATCGTTGTTAAATGATTTCAATGTTATTGATACAAAAACAGCAACTTTTGATGAAAACTGGAAACCAGTTTGGGGAGAAGTAGCCTCAATTCGCAATCATTATAACGAATTGGCAGTAACCTTAAATCAAAAAGAAACCGACAGACAAATTGTTATTCGTTTCCGATTGTTTGACGATGGTCTTGGATTCCGTTATGAATTCCCTTCGCAAAAAAACCTTACTTATTTTGTAATCAAAGAAGAAAGAACCCAATTTGCAATGACAGGAGATCATACCGCATTTTGGATTCCTGGAGATTATGACACCCAAGAATATGATTATACTACCTCAAAATTATCTGAAATTAGAGGACTTACTGAAAAAGCAACTACTGCAAATGTATCTCAAAAATCTTTTTCTACAACAGGAGTTCAAACTTCGTTGATGTTGAAAACGAATGATGGAATTTATATCAATTTACATGAAGCTGCATTAATCAATTATTCTTGTATGCATTTGAATTTAGATGACAAGAACATGATATTCGAATCTTGGTTGACCCCAGATGCTAAAGGAGACAAAGGATATATGCAAGCTCCAAGTCATTCACCGTGGCGTACGATTATCGTTAGTGATGACGCAAGAGAAATTCTGGCTTCAAAAATGACATTAAACTTAAATGACCCTAGCAAAATTGAAGATACTTCATGGATAAAACCAGTTAAATATGTGGGTGTTTGGTGGGAAATGATTACCGGAAAAAGCTCATGGGCGTATACTGATGAATTTCCTACGGTACAACTTGGCGTTAGCGATTTTTCGAAAGCAAAACCAAATGGAAAACATGGTGCGAATAACGCCAATGTGAAGAAATACATTGATTTTGCAGCAAAAAATGGTTTTGACGCAGTATTGGTCGAAGGTTGGAATGAAGGCTGGGAAGACTGGTTTGGTCACTCCAAAGATTATGTTTTTGATTTTTTAACTCCGTATCCAGATTTTGATGTCAAAGGTTTGCATGAATATGCCAAATCAAAAGGAATTAAAATGATTATGCACCATGAAACTTCAGGTTCTGTTCGTAATTACGAACGTCATTTGGATAAAGCATACCAATTTATGAAAGACAATGGATACGATGCCGTAAAAAGCGGATATGTTGGTTCTATCATTGAAAACGGTGGAAATCATTATAACCAATTTATGAATAACCACTATCAATATGCTATTGAAAAAGCTGCCGACTATAAAATTATGGTGAATGCTCATGAAGCAGTTCGTCCAACGGGAATTTGCAGAACGTATCCAAACTTAATTGGTAACGAAGCGGCAAGAGGAACAGAATATCAGTCATTTGGAGGTTCAAAACCAAACCACGTAACAGTATTGCCTTTTACCCGTTTAGTAGGAGGACCGATGGATTACACTCCGGGTATTTTTGAAATGGATTTAAGCAAATTGAATCCTGACAATCATTCTCATGTAAATAGTACATTGGCGAATCAACTGGCTTTGTATGTTACTATGTACAGTCCGTTGCAAATGGCAGCAGATTTACCGGAAAATTATGACCGTTTTGCTGATGCTTTTCAGTTTATAAAAGATGTAGCGGTAGATTGGTCTGACAGTAAATACCTTGAAGCAGAACCAGGTCAATATGTTACCGTTGCGCGTAAAGCAAAAGTGACTAACAATTGGTTTATTGGTAATGTAAATGGAGAAACTCCTCGTACCTCAACCATCAAATTTGATTTCTTGGAAAAAGGGAAAAAATATATTGCTACGATTTACGCAGATGCTAAGGATTCGCATTACAAAACAAATCCGCAAGCTTATACGATTCGTAAGATGACGGTAACCAACAAATCAAAACTGGCGCAGTTCAGTGCTCCGGGCGGAGGTTATGCGATAAGCATCGTTGAAACCAAAAAATAA
- a CDS encoding DUF6377 domain-containing protein yields MYRFLTLLFALLFPIFLFGQNNFDSLLNELDQTVADSQLYSNKKEDEINKLKGLLKYTVADLQKYAIYGKLYAEYKLYQSDSALIYARKSFQIAEKLKDIEKINHARLNLASIMGTLGMYKEATDILTTININTTPNLKGYYFTVNSVVYGYMADYAASTQEKEKYVLLTKKYRDSSLNFYPTQSSAYIMAKSSTLLDAGKHNETIKLLLNYFPTIAHNSSNRAVIAYIISQAYRQKKEPQQEKKWLTISAISDLQLAKKEYISLRSLAFLMYENGDIDRAYKYIKRSLEDALFCNARLRTYEISKMLPIINEAYQKQNETNRFQLVLFLISASILSAFLLVLLFLLFKQMKKLSKAKQDLSLANSKLSELNTELNTFNEKLNETNYTLTEANLLKEIYIGRYMDQCSDYIGKLDEYRRKLNVMATTGKMNDLISAVKSKQFVENELKEFLTTFDKTFLQLFPNFIQEFSALLIDDEAIQLKEGELLNTELRIFALIRLGIKDSAKISTFLRYSVSTIYNYRSQLKNKAAGPREEFEAKVMRIGTSLK; encoded by the coding sequence ATGTATCGGTTTTTGACTTTACTTTTTGCCTTATTATTCCCCATTTTTCTTTTTGGACAAAATAACTTTGATTCGTTATTAAATGAATTGGATCAAACAGTAGCTGATTCCCAATTGTATTCGAATAAAAAAGAAGATGAAATAAACAAACTCAAAGGATTGCTGAAATACACAGTCGCCGATCTTCAAAAATATGCCATTTACGGAAAATTGTATGCTGAATATAAATTATATCAGTCGGACTCCGCATTGATTTACGCCCGAAAGAGTTTTCAAATAGCCGAAAAATTAAAGGATATCGAAAAGATCAATCATGCCCGATTGAATCTGGCTTCTATCATGGGAACGTTAGGGATGTATAAGGAAGCAACTGACATTCTTACTACCATCAACATCAATACAACTCCCAACTTAAAAGGCTATTATTTTACCGTAAATAGCGTTGTTTATGGCTATATGGCTGATTATGCAGCTTCAACTCAGGAAAAAGAGAAGTATGTTTTACTGACTAAGAAATACCGTGACTCCTCCTTGAATTTTTATCCAACTCAATCAAGTGCTTATATTATGGCGAAGTCCAGCACGCTTCTTGATGCGGGAAAACACAATGAAACAATTAAATTACTGCTGAACTATTTTCCTACTATTGCGCACAACAGCAGTAATCGAGCAGTTATTGCCTATATTATTTCGCAGGCGTATCGCCAAAAAAAAGAACCTCAGCAGGAGAAAAAATGGTTGACCATTTCGGCTATTTCGGATTTACAGTTGGCCAAGAAAGAATACATTTCGTTGCGCTCTTTGGCTTTTCTCATGTATGAAAATGGAGATATTGACCGCGCTTATAAATACATAAAACGCTCTCTTGAAGATGCTCTTTTTTGTAATGCGCGTTTGCGAACCTATGAAATATCAAAGATGCTGCCCATTATCAATGAGGCGTATCAAAAACAAAATGAAACCAATCGATTCCAGTTGGTGCTGTTTTTAATAAGTGCCAGTATATTATCCGCATTCTTATTGGTGCTGCTCTTTTTGCTTTTTAAGCAAATGAAAAAACTGTCCAAAGCAAAGCAGGATTTAAGTTTGGCCAACAGTAAGCTTTCAGAATTGAATACGGAATTAAATACTTTCAATGAGAAATTGAATGAGACGAATTATACGCTGACGGAAGCCAATCTTTTGAAGGAAATATACATTGGTCGGTACATGGATCAATGTTCCGATTACATTGGCAAACTAGACGAATACCGCCGAAAATTGAATGTCATGGCAACGACAGGAAAAATGAACGATTTAATCAGTGCCGTAAAATCAAAACAGTTTGTCGAAAATGAGCTTAAGGAATTCCTCACTACTTTTGACAAAACCTTCCTGCAACTCTTTCCTAACTTTATACAAGAATTCAGTGCTTTATTGATTGATGATGAAGCCATACAATTGAAGGAAGGTGAACTGCTAAATACGGAACTACGAATCTTTGCACTGATTCGTTTGGGCATCAAAGACAGCGCAAAAATTTCGACTTTTCTCCGATATTCAGTTTCTACGATTTATAATTACCGTTCACAACTCAAAAATAAAGCAGCAGGTCCACGGGAGGAATTTGAAGCAAAAGTGATGCGAATAGGAACTAGTTTAAAATAG
- a CDS encoding Gfo/Idh/MocA family protein produces the protein MKNISRRSFVNKFGLGVGASIAITTLPSFITQEKRQKPYTGKKLNIALCGLGNYASMLASGIEVSEYCNLAGIVTGSPEKAIKWKAKYNIPDKNSYNYQNFDEIINNKDIDLVYVVLPNGLHKDFVIRSAKAGKNVITEKPMSISVADCEEMIKACDENNVQLAVGYRLHYEPTHLEIKRLGQEKVFGQVRFIEASLGYKTYDTLDKTTIVDEQKDWRLNKKLSGGGPLMDLGIYCIQASRYVLGEEPIAVTAQFGRINNKDRFSETEETISWQMEFPSGAIANCNTSCGFNIDRFYASADEGSFELIPALSYGPFVGKTSEKELKFPEINQQKTQLDEICKLLIENKKLPNHITGEEGLKDVRIINAIYKSAKTGKKIFLKQKITINK, from the coding sequence ATGAAAAACATTTCGAGACGTTCGTTTGTTAATAAATTTGGGTTAGGCGTAGGTGCATCAATTGCCATTACAACTCTTCCATCATTTATAACACAAGAAAAAAGGCAAAAACCATATACTGGAAAAAAATTAAACATAGCTCTTTGTGGTTTAGGCAATTACGCCTCTATGTTAGCCTCTGGAATAGAAGTTTCTGAATATTGCAATCTAGCAGGAATAGTTACTGGTTCTCCTGAAAAAGCCATAAAATGGAAAGCCAAATACAATATTCCCGATAAAAATAGCTATAATTATCAAAATTTCGACGAAATAATTAATAATAAGGATATAGATTTAGTTTATGTTGTTTTGCCCAATGGATTGCATAAAGATTTTGTTATTCGTTCAGCAAAAGCAGGCAAAAATGTAATCACCGAAAAGCCAATGTCGATTTCTGTTGCTGATTGCGAAGAAATGATAAAAGCGTGTGACGAAAACAATGTTCAATTGGCTGTTGGTTATCGTTTGCATTACGAACCAACACATTTAGAAATTAAACGATTAGGACAAGAAAAAGTTTTTGGACAAGTGCGGTTTATAGAAGCCTCACTTGGATACAAAACGTATGACACACTTGATAAAACTACTATTGTTGATGAACAAAAAGATTGGAGATTAAATAAAAAATTATCTGGAGGAGGTCCATTAATGGATTTAGGTATTTATTGTATTCAAGCTAGTCGTTATGTTTTAGGAGAAGAACCAATCGCTGTTACTGCCCAATTTGGTAGGATCAATAATAAAGATCGGTTTTCAGAAACCGAAGAAACAATTTCTTGGCAAATGGAATTTCCAAGTGGTGCGATTGCCAATTGCAATACGTCTTGCGGTTTCAATATAGATAGGTTTTACGCATCTGCCGACGAAGGTTCATTTGAATTAATTCCAGCATTGAGTTATGGCCCTTTTGTAGGCAAAACATCGGAGAAAGAATTAAAATTTCCCGAAATAAATCAGCAAAAAACACAATTAGATGAAATATGTAAATTGCTAATAGAAAACAAAAAATTACCAAATCATATCACAGGAGAAGAGGGACTAAAAGATGTTAGAATTATTAACGCAATATATAAATCCGCCAAAACCGGAAAAAAGATTTTTCTAAAACAGAAAATCACGATAAATAAATAA
- a CDS encoding DUF5689 domain-containing protein, which yields MKMTIYNRFFSIAITILCVSCVNDAVDIPKLTCTQPDLTVNRTVAEVRTNANAIVTQYKYDDIIEAYVVSSDEAGNFFKSISFQTLATATTPAIGFSVPVDASNLYIDYRLGNKVYVKLKDQYTDISFGGMRIGSIFVNSYNEGGVGRLSQNDYKKVLNASCTTVQEELLVKKISMEDLLNDSNLNTLVELSDVQFTTDAIGRHYFEETNNMGGATNWGLMDKLGNQVYFRTSSFADFSSSLVPDGSGKVRGILTKYGTDYQLLPRSEKDVVMAGTRAVPFFSQDFETVVDKSNLSLPGWANIVQKGTLFWKGTVYSGNGYAEFNISGAKVVSNVAWLISPKIDMDKHTNEILTFRTAQHHLDVDSQLNSLEVYVSTNFDGLNVATATWTPVLAKLPKQATPWYQFVGSGAVDLSSYKGKINIAFKYTGSGKNLALDGAFQVDDVQVFGN from the coding sequence TCACCATACTTTGTGTAAGCTGTGTAAATGATGCGGTTGATATTCCTAAACTAACTTGTACGCAACCTGATTTAACCGTAAACCGAACCGTTGCTGAAGTTCGAACAAATGCCAATGCAATTGTAACCCAATACAAGTATGACGATATCATAGAAGCTTATGTTGTTTCCAGCGATGAAGCGGGGAATTTTTTCAAGTCAATTTCTTTTCAAACTTTGGCAACAGCTACAACACCGGCCATAGGTTTTAGTGTGCCTGTCGACGCCAGTAATTTGTATATTGATTATAGACTGGGCAATAAAGTATATGTAAAACTAAAAGACCAATATACCGATATTTCGTTTGGCGGGATGCGCATCGGAAGCATTTTTGTCAATTCCTACAATGAAGGCGGCGTGGGGCGACTTTCTCAAAATGACTATAAAAAAGTGCTGAATGCTTCTTGCACAACCGTACAAGAAGAACTTTTAGTTAAGAAAATTTCGATGGAAGATTTATTGAATGATTCTAATTTGAATACGTTGGTTGAATTATCGGATGTTCAGTTTACGACAGATGCTATTGGTCGCCATTATTTTGAAGAAACCAATAATATGGGTGGCGCCACTAATTGGGGTTTGATGGATAAATTAGGAAATCAAGTGTATTTTAGAACGAGTAGTTTCGCTGATTTTTCGAGTAGTTTGGTTCCCGATGGAAGCGGAAAAGTAAGAGGAATTTTAACAAAATATGGAACGGATTACCAACTATTACCGCGCTCCGAAAAAGATGTGGTAATGGCTGGAACCAGAGCTGTTCCTTTTTTCTCTCAGGATTTTGAAACGGTAGTTGATAAATCAAATTTGAGCCTTCCGGGTTGGGCAAATATTGTTCAAAAAGGGACGCTTTTCTGGAAAGGCACTGTTTATTCCGGAAACGGTTACGCCGAATTTAATATTTCGGGAGCAAAAGTAGTTTCGAATGTGGCTTGGTTGATTTCACCAAAAATAGATATGGACAAGCATACTAATGAAATCTTGACTTTTAGAACTGCCCAACATCATTTAGACGTTGATTCCCAATTGAATTCTTTGGAAGTTTATGTTTCCACTAATTTTGATGGATTGAATGTGGCTACCGCAACTTGGACTCCGGTTTTGGCGAAATTACCCAAACAAGCCACGCCTTGGTATCAATTTGTAGGAAGCGGTGCAGTGGATTTATCTTCGTACAAAGGCAAAATAAATATAGCTTTCAAATATACAGGTTCAGGGAAAAATTTGGCTTTGGATGGTGCTTTTCAAGTAGATGATGTACAGGTTTTTGGGAATTAA
- the hflX gene encoding GTPase HflX: protein MLEKEVINFEKTAIVGIVTQNQSEEKLNEYLDELEFLTFTAGGQVVKRFSQKMERPNPKTFVGTGKIEEIHQFVKENDISTLVFDDELSPSQQKNISKIIEECKILDRTHLILDIFAQRAETSYARTQVELAQCQYLLPRLSGMWTHLERQKGGIGMRGPGETEIETDRRIVRDRIALLKEKIKTIDKQMGVQRGNRGAMVRVALVGYTNVGKSTLMNAVGKSDVFVENKLFATLDTTVRKVVIKNLPFLLSDTVGFIRKLPTQLVDSFKSTLDEVREADLLLHVVDISHPEFEDHIASVNQTLSDIKANDKPVIMVFNKIDAYKPLTIDEDDLMTEKTPRHFTLEEWKATWMSRVGEQNALFISATNKENFEEFRERVYEAVRQIHITRFPYNKFLYPDYKDAVEKEEKEEEKTE, encoded by the coding sequence ATGTTAGAAAAAGAAGTAATAAATTTCGAAAAAACGGCTATAGTTGGTATTGTAACTCAAAATCAAAGTGAAGAGAAACTAAACGAGTATCTTGACGAATTAGAGTTTTTGACCTTTACTGCTGGGGGCCAAGTGGTAAAACGTTTTTCGCAAAAAATGGAACGCCCAAATCCCAAGACTTTTGTAGGAACAGGAAAAATAGAAGAGATTCATCAATTTGTAAAAGAGAATGATATTTCGACTTTAGTATTTGATGATGAATTATCGCCTTCACAGCAAAAAAATATATCTAAAATAATCGAGGAATGTAAAATTCTGGACAGAACGCACCTTATCCTTGATATTTTTGCACAACGGGCCGAAACTTCCTACGCCAGAACGCAGGTAGAATTAGCGCAATGCCAATATTTATTACCAAGACTTTCCGGTATGTGGACTCACTTGGAGCGTCAAAAGGGAGGAATTGGAATGCGTGGACCTGGGGAAACCGAGATTGAAACGGATAGACGTATTGTTCGTGACCGAATCGCGTTATTGAAAGAAAAAATAAAAACCATCGACAAGCAAATGGGTGTGCAACGCGGTAATCGTGGCGCTATGGTTCGTGTGGCATTGGTAGGATATACTAATGTGGGGAAATCAACCTTGATGAATGCCGTAGGGAAAAGTGATGTTTTTGTAGAGAACAAACTTTTTGCAACTTTGGATACCACCGTTCGCAAAGTGGTTATCAAAAACCTGCCTTTCTTGCTTTCGGATACCGTAGGATTTATCAGAAAATTGCCAACGCAACTGGTTGATTCTTTCAAAAGTACGCTGGATGAGGTTCGTGAAGCTGATTTGTTATTGCACGTAGTTGATATTTCGCATCCTGAATTTGAAGATCATATTGCATCCGTTAACCAAACATTATCAGATATCAAAGCCAATGACAAACCGGTAATTATGGTTTTCAATAAAATTGATGCTTACAAACCCCTGACTATTGATGAAGATGATTTGATGACCGAGAAAACACCAAGACATTTCACTCTGGAAGAATGGAAAGCAACTTGGATGAGTCGAGTAGGCGAGCAAAATGCGTTATTCATTTCGGCTACCAACAAAGAGAATTTCGAGGAATTCAGAGAACGCGTTTACGAAGCCGTAAGACAAATTCACATCACCCGTTTTCCGTACAATAAGTTTTTATATCCGGACTATAAAGACGCGGTGGAGAAAGAAGAAAAAGAAGAGGAAAAAACCGAATAA